In one window of Ruminococcus hominis DNA:
- a CDS encoding sugar phosphate isomerase/epimerase family protein, with protein MGKINLQMYSFMDGTMNDSRENLKLASEMGYDGVELFGPNFEIPAEELKALLTELHLEPVSMHAPKTDMVESLIPLAESLEMKFIGIGMECMIDDEAVHTFANTLNRIGKVCAEHGLTLTYHNHTQEFVPCGDKRVIDVLMEETNPDYVSFELDAGWCAAAGFDPIELVQTYSGRIKLIHVKESSKVIGPQPPMDFESIPKDEHGAPIFTEEEKAQMEEQKKINCPAGDGLVDWKALKEVADKHGCQAYIVEREYTPGEGSRLDCLKADLEYYRTQI; from the coding sequence ATGGGAAAAATTAATTTACAGATGTATTCATTTATGGATGGAACAATGAATGACAGCAGAGAGAATTTAAAACTGGCTTCAGAGATGGGGTACGATGGAGTGGAATTATTCGGACCAAATTTTGAAATTCCAGCAGAAGAACTCAAAGCTTTGCTTACAGAGTTACATCTGGAACCGGTATCAATGCATGCTCCAAAAACAGATATGGTAGAATCATTGATTCCACTGGCTGAAAGTCTGGAAATGAAATTCATCGGAATCGGAATGGAATGTATGATAGATGATGAAGCAGTGCATACATTTGCAAATACATTGAATCGAATTGGTAAAGTGTGTGCTGAACATGGACTGACATTGACATATCATAATCATACACAGGAATTTGTGCCATGTGGTGACAAGCGTGTAATCGATGTATTAATGGAAGAGACAAATCCGGATTATGTAAGTTTTGAACTGGATGCCGGATGGTGTGCAGCAGCTGGATTTGATCCAATTGAACTGGTACAGACATACAGTGGACGAATCAAATTGATCCATGTTAAAGAGAGCAGTAAAGTAATTGGACCACAGCCTCCAATGGATTTTGAAAGTATTCCAAAAGATGAACATGGTGCACCAATCTTCACAGAAGAAGAAAAAGCACAGATGGAAGAGCAGAAGAAGATCAATTGTCCGGCAGGAGATGGTCTGGTAGACTGGAAAGCACTGAAAGAAGTGGCGGACAAACACGGATGTCAGGCATATATTGTAGAACGTGAGTATACACCAGGAGAAGGAAGCAGACTGGATTGCCTGAAGGCGGATCTGGAGTATTATAGAACACAGATTTAA
- a CDS encoding AAA family ATPase, whose product MKSVISIGNQDFISIRKNNCFYIDKTDFIREWWDNQDSVTLITRPRRFGKTLNMSMTEYFFSVSYSDYDRYFEELNIWKEKRFRQLQGTYPVISLSFADIKATNYESARKAIIRKLVRLYSAFEFIKESEVLNEKDRAYFDSVEESMSDDAAAVSINYLSDYLSRYYGKKVILLLDEYDTPLQEAYIHGYWEKLTAFVRSLFNSTFKTNPYMERGLLTGITRVSKESIFSDLNNLEVVTTTSEKYSSSFGFTEEEVFLALENNGVLSEKENIRYWYDGFSFGKRQDIYNPWSITKYLDTGEYGTYWADTSSNALVSTLIRQSSAKIKSEMEDLLNGGVISTELDEQVVFEQLGKKRGAIWSLLLASGYLKVDRHEMDVKSGKHQYALKITNHETMLMFEKMIEDWFEEDDAGFGNFKEALLAGDLDYMNEFMNQVAQQTFSSFDVGKKPSEKLEPERFYHGFVLGLIVDLAGKYRITSNRESGFGRYDVVMEPLQAQRDAIVMEFKVQNKAREKSLQCTVENALSQILEKQYDEELIARGIPQERIRHYGFAFCGKQILIGTDKEQKNIENH is encoded by the coding sequence ATGAAATCAGTAATATCTATTGGAAATCAGGATTTTATATCAATTAGAAAAAACAACTGTTTCTATATTGATAAAACTGATTTCATTAGAGAATGGTGGGATAATCAGGATAGTGTTACGTTGATTACTCGTCCGAGAAGATTTGGCAAGACATTGAATATGAGTATGACTGAGTATTTCTTTTCTGTATCATATTCAGATTATGACAGGTATTTTGAGGAACTGAATATTTGGAAAGAGAAGCGTTTCCGGCAATTGCAGGGAACATATCCTGTGATTTCCCTTAGTTTTGCGGATATTAAGGCGACAAATTATGAGTCTGCCAGGAAAGCTATAATTCGAAAACTGGTAAGATTATACAGTGCATTTGAATTTATAAAAGAAAGTGAAGTATTGAATGAAAAAGATCGTGCTTACTTTGATTCGGTTGAGGAGAGTATGTCAGATGATGCAGCAGCAGTATCCATCAATTACTTGTCAGATTATTTGAGCAGATATTATGGAAAAAAGGTGATTCTACTTTTGGATGAGTATGACACTCCATTGCAGGAGGCGTATATTCATGGATATTGGGAGAAACTTACGGCGTTTGTTCGAAGTTTGTTCAATTCAACATTTAAGACAAATCCATATATGGAACGTGGATTATTGACGGGAATCACAAGAGTAAGCAAAGAATCTATTTTTTCGGATTTAAACAATCTGGAGGTTGTGACAACGACTTCTGAAAAGTACAGCAGTTCTTTTGGATTTACGGAAGAAGAAGTTTTTCTTGCGTTAGAGAATAATGGTGTATTATCAGAGAAAGAGAATATTCGATACTGGTATGACGGATTTTCGTTTGGAAAAAGGCAGGATATTTATAATCCATGGTCGATAACAAAATATCTGGATACAGGAGAATATGGAACTTATTGGGCAGATACGAGTAGTAATGCCCTGGTTTCGACATTGATTCGCCAAAGTTCAGCAAAGATAAAGTCTGAGATGGAAGACTTATTAAATGGTGGAGTGATTTCCACAGAGTTAGACGAACAAGTAGTTTTCGAACAGCTTGGTAAAAAGCGAGGCGCAATCTGGAGTCTTTTGCTTGCCAGTGGATATTTAAAGGTAGATCGACATGAGATGGATGTGAAAAGTGGAAAACATCAATATGCTCTTAAAATTACAAATCATGAGACAATGTTGATGTTCGAAAAAATGATTGAAGACTGGTTTGAGGAAGATGATGCAGGATTTGGAAATTTTAAAGAAGCACTTCTTGCCGGAGATTTAGATTATATGAATGAGTTCATGAATCAGGTTGCACAACAGACTTTTAGCAGTTTTGATGTTGGAAAAAAGCCGTCTGAAAAGCTAGAACCGGAACGTTTTTATCATGGTTTCGTGTTGGGACTGATTGTCGATCTGGCGGGGAAATATAGAATTACATCAAATAGAGAAAGTGGATTTGGACGATATGATGTGGTTATGGAACCACTTCAGGCACAGAGAGATGCCATTGTGATGGAATTTAAAGTACAGAATAAGGCAAGAGAAAAATCTTTACAATGCACGGTGGAAAATGCATTATCCCAGATTTTAGAGAAACAATATGATGAAGAACTGATTGCAAGAGGTATACCACAGGAGAGAATCAGACATTATGGATTCGCATTTTGCGGAAAGCAGATTTTGATTGGAACAGACAAAGAACAGAAAAATATTGAAAATCATTAG
- a CDS encoding GH39 family glycosyl hydrolase gives MEQDTRRDKLKLSVLNEVDELEHFHQDIELLYLLEGTLDVTIGEQTTHMKENDVLVVNANKKHMLSGSEDILYMQIMISYNLVSDVFQSIDVIFWCDSTKDESDRYDELRKILRALLNHYLETHGNTANFGHIALCYRVMDILSMYFLVQAADRENMDDKDKFEDRILQINNYIRANYNQPISLKDLADKLYLSNGYLSRFFKRNYGMSFAEYLTNIRLFHAVDELLYSSAPITRIAYDNGFASVAVFNKVFKKAYGETPSAMRKKAKEQKQEQKEEKQNPEIEKRLEKYFVVDSQSEEEQDKLSVCQGEHSVLQSEKIKNSWGNTINIGVASELLRSEVQEHVMMLKQALGFKYIRFWNIFSPEFLINVDDPKENYNFTRLDSIFDFLINLDLKPHIDFGVKSHMIVYNINKLQICDEREKDYLSIDFMEPKKWERFLNAFMQHLIYRYGRSEVDSWRVEYWFNEGQWKKSAFDQYFELFDITYRTIKKYSEGMEVGGSGLRLDLDAKLREYFLKTWNEQHCRPDFISIYIYNYERGKENDDRYAKRSTDDDFFLHNINSVKEQIAEAKMDDIKLYITEWNFTASVRNYLNDSCFGGAYIIKNILDLYGQLDEVAHYLGTDRTQQYYDTNELLFGGAGILTKDGILKPSGFAFDFLNRLYPYYVGHGENYLVSTDQHDSYGIVCHNQKGLSYNYYFTKEDELEKEHLWRYFENRDELELSLKLKDMSEGTYQIKVYRINEKNGSVISIWGELDYEKGLSRNDIKYFRRVCEPKLTIQKMKTEQNEMNLNIKLIANEIAFIRIRKISE, from the coding sequence ATGGAACAGGATACAAGAAGAGATAAGCTGAAACTTAGTGTGTTGAATGAAGTAGATGAACTGGAGCACTTCCATCAGGATATTGAATTGTTGTATTTACTGGAAGGTACATTGGATGTTACGATCGGGGAACAGACAACCCATATGAAAGAAAATGACGTCTTAGTCGTAAATGCGAATAAAAAACATATGTTAAGTGGTTCGGAAGATATCTTGTATATGCAGATTATGATTTCATATAATTTGGTCAGTGATGTATTTCAGAGTATTGATGTGATTTTCTGGTGTGATTCTACAAAAGATGAAAGTGACCGCTATGATGAATTGAGAAAAATCTTGCGTGCATTGTTGAACCATTATCTGGAAACACATGGAAATACAGCAAATTTTGGGCATATTGCATTGTGTTATCGTGTTATGGATATCTTATCAATGTATTTCCTTGTGCAGGCAGCCGACCGGGAAAATATGGATGACAAGGATAAGTTTGAAGATCGAATTCTTCAGATTAATAATTATATCAGGGCAAACTATAATCAGCCAATTAGCCTGAAAGATCTGGCAGATAAATTATATCTGTCAAATGGATATCTTTCCAGATTTTTTAAACGAAATTATGGGATGAGTTTTGCAGAATATCTGACCAATATTCGTTTGTTTCATGCAGTGGATGAGCTATTATATTCAAGTGCGCCAATCACAAGAATTGCTTATGATAATGGATTTGCCAGTGTAGCAGTATTTAACAAGGTGTTTAAGAAGGCGTATGGAGAGACGCCTTCTGCTATGAGAAAAAAGGCAAAAGAACAGAAGCAGGAACAAAAAGAAGAAAAACAAAATCCGGAAATTGAGAAACGTCTGGAAAAATATTTTGTTGTAGATAGTCAGTCGGAAGAAGAACAGGATAAATTGAGTGTCTGTCAGGGAGAACATTCAGTGTTGCAAAGTGAGAAAATCAAAAATTCCTGGGGAAATACGATTAATATTGGTGTAGCATCGGAATTGCTTCGATCTGAGGTGCAGGAACATGTTATGATGCTGAAACAGGCATTGGGATTTAAATACATTCGATTCTGGAATATTTTTTCACCAGAGTTTTTGATTAATGTAGATGATCCAAAAGAAAATTATAATTTTACAAGATTAGATTCCATATTTGATTTTCTGATTAATTTAGATTTAAAACCGCATATTGATTTCGGTGTAAAATCACATATGATTGTATATAACATAAATAAATTACAAATCTGTGATGAACGAGAAAAAGATTATCTTAGTATTGACTTTATGGAACCAAAGAAATGGGAACGCTTCTTGAATGCTTTCATGCAACATTTAATCTACAGATATGGAAGAAGTGAAGTGGATAGTTGGAGAGTGGAATATTGGTTTAATGAAGGTCAATGGAAAAAGAGTGCATTTGATCAATATTTTGAACTGTTTGATATTACATATCGAACAATAAAAAAATACAGTGAAGGTATGGAAGTCGGCGGAAGTGGTTTACGGCTTGATTTGGATGCAAAATTAAGAGAATATTTCTTAAAAACATGGAATGAGCAACATTGTAGACCTGATTTTATCTCTATTTACATTTATAATTATGAACGAGGAAAAGAAAATGATGATCGCTATGCAAAAAGAAGTACAGATGATGACTTTTTCTTGCATAATATAAATAGTGTAAAAGAACAGATTGCAGAAGCCAAAATGGATGATATTAAACTTTATATCACAGAATGGAATTTTACGGCATCAGTTCGAAATTATCTGAATGATAGTTGCTTTGGTGGAGCATATATTATAAAAAATATATTAGATTTGTATGGTCAGCTTGATGAAGTAGCACATTATCTGGGAACAGACCGTACGCAGCAGTATTACGATACAAATGAATTACTGTTTGGTGGAGCGGGAATTCTGACCAAAGATGGTATCTTAAAACCATCTGGATTTGCATTTGATTTTTTGAACCGTTTATATCCATATTATGTTGGTCATGGAGAAAATTATCTGGTATCTACAGATCAGCATGATTCATATGGAATCGTATGTCATAATCAGAAGGGATTAAGCTACAATTATTATTTCACAAAAGAAGATGAGCTGGAAAAAGAACATTTGTGGAGATATTTTGAAAATCGTGATGAACTGGAATTGAGTCTTAAATTAAAAGATATGAGTGAAGGTACTTACCAGATTAAAGTATATCGAATCAATGAGAAAAATGGAAGCGTGATTTCCATTTGGGGAGAACTTGATTATGAAAAAGGACTTTCCAGAAATGATATTAAGTATTTCCGAAGAGTCTGTGAGCCGAAACTGACAATACAGAAGATGAAAACGGAACAAAATGAAATGAATCTGAATATAAAATTGATAGCAAATGAGATTGCATTTATTCGTATTCGAAAAATTTCGGAATGA
- a CDS encoding MFS transporter, translated as MSENTNTPVQSSAAAANKLSIWTKIGYSFGEIGSQCSWTLISSYLTVYYTDVVGLTPVIISAIMLIARIWDAINDPMFGAIAEKTKSKWGRFRPYILWGAPILALFNCLTFLNLDIPNGWKAIWCGFTYIGCGMAYTAVNISTQCVANVMTASNEERVSLNAFKGIGSGLIQMVISAVTMPMILKFGNGSASSAHGYFMAALVFSIVCIPCFWVCFASTKEIIGANESDKKSIGQTMKELGYSFKYTLSDKNALFLILAMFTFLTGLFGRIGIMAYYFIYIMKNPALIAGFATAMSAGMLVVNFYAPFLLNRISKKYVGALGCIAQALCCVFFYIIGENQLTSLVVLSGFLYGVTNVVSITCFTLSAEIIDDNWIRTGVRSDGVIVSCISFSTKMGNAIGGSIGILALSAVGYVANAENLSATVLSNMDKVINFAPAAFFIVAAIFFACVGMTKEKAKANEAKIAAMAKAE; from the coding sequence ATGAGTGAAAACACAAACACGCCAGTACAATCAAGTGCTGCAGCAGCAAATAAGCTGTCTATCTGGACTAAAATTGGATATAGTTTCGGTGAGATTGGATCTCAGTGTTCCTGGACATTGATTAGTTCTTATCTGACAGTATACTATACAGATGTAGTAGGATTAACACCGGTAATTATTTCAGCAATTATGTTAATTGCACGTATTTGGGATGCCATTAACGATCCAATGTTCGGAGCAATTGCAGAGAAAACAAAATCAAAATGGGGACGCTTCCGCCCATATATTTTATGGGGAGCTCCAATCCTTGCATTATTTAACTGTCTGACATTCTTAAATCTGGACATTCCAAATGGCTGGAAAGCAATTTGGTGTGGATTTACATATATTGGATGTGGAATGGCTTATACAGCAGTTAATATCTCTACACAGTGTGTAGCAAACGTAATGACAGCTTCTAATGAAGAACGTGTATCTCTGAACGCATTCAAAGGAATCGGTTCAGGACTGATTCAGATGGTCATCAGTGCAGTAACAATGCCAATGATCTTAAAATTTGGTAATGGTTCAGCATCTTCTGCACACGGATATTTTATGGCTGCATTGGTATTCTCAATTGTATGTATCCCATGCTTCTGGGTATGTTTTGCATCAACAAAAGAGATTATCGGAGCAAACGAGTCTGATAAAAAATCTATCGGACAGACAATGAAAGAACTCGGATATTCTTTCAAATACACATTATCTGATAAAAACGCATTATTCTTGATTCTTGCAATGTTTACATTCCTTACAGGACTGTTCGGAAGAATCGGTATCATGGCATACTATTTCATTTATATTATGAAAAATCCTGCCCTGATTGCTGGATTTGCAACAGCAATGTCAGCCGGTATGTTGGTAGTAAACTTCTATGCACCATTTTTACTGAACCGCATTAGTAAAAAATATGTTGGTGCATTGGGATGTATCGCACAGGCACTGTGCTGTGTATTCTTCTATATCATTGGAGAAAACCAGTTGACAAGTCTGGTTGTATTATCAGGATTCCTTTATGGAGTAACAAATGTAGTATCAATCACATGCTTTACATTGAGTGCTGAGATTATCGATGATAACTGGATTAGAACAGGAGTACGTTCTGATGGTGTAATCGTATCTTGTATCTCATTCTCTACAAAGATGGGTAATGCAATCGGTGGTTCAATCGGTATCCTTGCTCTTAGTGCAGTTGGATATGTTGCAAATGCAGAGAATCTGAGTGCAACAGTACTTTCAAATATGGATAAAGTAATCAACTTTGCACCAGCAGCATTCTTCATTGTAGCAGCAATTTTCTTTGCATGTGTCGGAATGACAAAAGAGAAAGCAAAAGCAAATGAAGCTAAGATTGCAGCAATGGCAAAAGCTGAGTAA
- a CDS encoding GH39 family glycosyl hydrolase: MEIQKIQILSNIEESMHSHKNVELLYILMGHVDITINGECFQANSKDIVLINSDEIHSWKEYQNALLCRIYIDYYELKQVLKKENVYFVCNSVRDSETDYARMRYILEAVLKKYQEDANGFWVKSLYYSLLEALKAQYLDADRSRDDYETVNDKVRKVINYIQSNYQRAINLSDVAEQFYMSESSFSRFFKKETGKGFTEYVRSLRLEHAKEELQFSNRSITEISYDCGFSNISVFNKNFKQVFSITPKEYRQNLRQKETDVQESDMIGLEAYLQHAEEKKQSKEKEEQKICLDLQQGEVLKNVANTSMNAGMFADLLEAKVQKHVSTIIEDLGLKYVHIANPFDPILKIRSGHETKQMNFEKVDAVLDFLLEQGVCPVLELSERRRKRIVNIGSDKEFEETKKDEIFLSLEEWEQVVNALIGHLVEYYTTKEVSKWMFEIWYDPEKVTGAGKIPYKVLYERTWKIIRKYIPEAKIGGSGLNAGMLGDTLKEQLCWWKERYDRPNFLTFISYPYQVEQREIQEKGNHYSLLSVESDTHFVKQDIESYYDLLDSIEYPDTPLWLTEWNTSLSERNIYNDSCAKACHMLMQMVDSQGKLEQMDYSSISDWPSQYFDSTSPLIGANGLITKDGILKPAYYAMEFWGWLGERLLGKGLHYIATSQHRETIQILAFNAKQFSYSYNMKNENTIEVKELPFIFRNNDKLKMQFELKNLRNGRHKVCIYRVSEAYGNVLAEWGKLGYSKELMRSEISYLKQICIPRMEVKYLQISEDVMQLDILLEANEMAFIQIL, encoded by the coding sequence ATGGAAATACAGAAGATACAGATTTTATCCAATATAGAAGAATCTATGCATTCGCATAAGAATGTCGAACTTTTGTATATATTAATGGGACATGTGGATATTACGATAAATGGGGAATGTTTTCAGGCAAATTCAAAAGATATTGTATTGATTAATTCAGATGAGATTCATAGTTGGAAAGAATATCAGAATGCACTGTTATGTCGGATTTATATTGATTATTATGAGTTGAAACAGGTTCTGAAGAAAGAAAATGTATATTTTGTATGTAACAGTGTAAGAGATTCGGAAACAGATTATGCAAGAATGCGCTATATATTAGAAGCTGTTTTGAAAAAATATCAAGAAGATGCCAATGGATTCTGGGTAAAGAGTTTGTATTATTCTTTGTTGGAGGCATTGAAAGCGCAATATTTAGACGCAGACAGAAGCCGGGATGATTATGAGACTGTAAATGATAAAGTCAGGAAGGTTATAAATTACATACAGAGTAATTATCAGCGTGCCATAAATCTGAGTGATGTTGCAGAACAATTCTATATGTCTGAATCATCTTTTTCTCGTTTTTTTAAAAAAGAAACAGGAAAAGGTTTTACGGAATATGTAAGAAGTTTACGACTTGAGCACGCCAAGGAAGAATTACAGTTTTCTAATCGGTCAATTACGGAGATTTCATATGATTGTGGATTCTCTAACATATCGGTATTTAATAAAAACTTTAAACAGGTATTTTCTATTACACCAAAAGAGTATAGACAAAATCTAAGACAGAAAGAAACAGATGTACAAGAGTCAGATATGATAGGACTTGAAGCATACTTGCAACATGCAGAAGAAAAAAAGCAATCAAAAGAAAAGGAAGAACAGAAAATCTGTCTGGATCTGCAGCAGGGAGAGGTATTAAAAAATGTAGCAAATACAAGTATGAATGCAGGGATGTTCGCAGATTTATTGGAAGCAAAGGTTCAAAAGCATGTGTCGACAATAATTGAGGATTTGGGATTGAAGTATGTACATATTGCGAATCCGTTTGATCCGATATTGAAAATTCGTTCCGGTCATGAGACGAAACAGATGAATTTTGAAAAAGTAGATGCAGTATTAGATTTCTTGCTGGAACAAGGAGTGTGCCCAGTCTTAGAATTGTCAGAACGCCGCAGAAAGAGAATCGTGAATATTGGCTCAGATAAAGAGTTTGAAGAAACTAAGAAAGATGAGATCTTTTTATCTTTAGAAGAATGGGAACAAGTAGTTAATGCACTTATAGGACATCTTGTGGAGTATTATACTACGAAAGAAGTCAGTAAATGGATGTTTGAAATCTGGTATGACCCGGAAAAGGTGACAGGAGCTGGGAAAATCCCATATAAGGTTCTATATGAGCGTACATGGAAGATCATTAGAAAATATATTCCTGAAGCTAAGATAGGTGGAAGTGGATTGAATGCAGGAATGCTTGGAGATACATTAAAAGAGCAGTTGTGCTGGTGGAAGGAACGCTATGACAGACCGAATTTTTTGACTTTCATAAGCTATCCATATCAGGTAGAACAGAGAGAAATACAAGAAAAAGGAAACCACTACAGTCTTCTTAGCGTTGAATCGGACACGCATTTTGTTAAACAGGATATAGAATCTTATTATGATCTTCTTGATTCTATAGAATATCCGGATACACCACTCTGGTTGACGGAGTGGAATACATCACTTTCTGAGCGAAATATTTATAACGACAGTTGTGCAAAGGCGTGTCATATGTTAATGCAGATGGTGGATTCACAGGGAAAATTGGAACAGATGGACTACAGTAGCATCAGTGACTGGCCTTCTCAGTATTTTGATTCAACGTCTCCATTGATAGGAGCGAATGGATTGATTACAAAAGATGGTATATTAAAGCCGGCATATTATGCGATGGAATTCTGGGGATGGCTTGGAGAAAGGCTGCTCGGAAAAGGACTACATTATATCGCTACATCTCAACATAGGGAAACCATTCAGATTTTGGCATTTAATGCAAAGCAGTTTAGTTATAGCTATAATATGAAAAATGAAAATACCATTGAAGTAAAAGAGCTTCCGTTTATATTTCGAAATAATGATAAATTGAAGATGCAGTTCGAATTAAAAAATTTACGGAATGGAAGGCATAAAGTTTGTATTTACAGAGTAAGTGAAGCTTATGGAAATGTGTTGGCAGAGTGGGGAAAGCTCGGCTATTCAAAAGAACTGATGCGATCAGAAATTTCATATTTAAAACAAATATGTATTCCACGGATGGAAGTGAAGTATTTGCAAATAAGTGAAGATGTTATGCAATTGGATATTCTATTAGAAGCAAATGAGATGGCGTTCATACAAATATTATAA
- a CDS encoding carboxylesterase/lipase family protein encodes MKKVIRTPDFPIVRTKQGKLHGYQEDDVFHFYGIRYGRAKRFQLPEPEPKWDGIRDAKSYGYICPLMPEEEQPEDSPMAAPGNSFEMQHVYWPMNEQCLYLNIWTKHLDKEAKKPVMVWLHGGGFSSDSSIEIPSYNGHNLCDYGDVVVVNLNHRLNCLGFLDLSSYGEKYKYSGCVGMADIVLALQWVRDNIEEFGGDPDNVTVAGQSGGGGKATILMQMPPADGLYHKVISQSGALRNCPDISITEEKKHWQTLGEKTVEVLGLTKENIDTIDDIPYETLANAAVQAGKELGLPGGMMLFEPSPVEGYYDGIESIVGFREETRQIPVMAGTVLGEFSFMHYLGDKTKYTEVEKYNILEQTYGKHTMNIIKQFREIYPELDILYALSVDTLFRPQTIGFLNRRSEFTKTKCYNYMINFIIPYMGGLAPWHCSDIPYVFRNVEMEPAHCTGYQYAEKVQEKVSKAWIAFMKKGNPSTRSLKWSTYTKEHPDRMIFAEECGMEDKDDTELLKLIQNH; translated from the coding sequence ATGAAGAAAGTGATACGAACACCCGATTTTCCAATCGTACGGACAAAACAAGGAAAACTTCATGGATATCAGGAAGATGATGTATTTCACTTTTATGGAATCCGATACGGAAGAGCAAAAAGATTCCAACTTCCGGAACCAGAACCGAAATGGGATGGAATTCGAGATGCAAAATCTTATGGTTATATTTGTCCATTGATGCCGGAAGAAGAACAGCCGGAAGACAGTCCAATGGCTGCGCCGGGAAATTCTTTTGAGATGCAGCATGTGTACTGGCCGATGAATGAGCAGTGCTTATACTTAAATATCTGGACAAAGCACCTCGATAAAGAAGCAAAGAAACCAGTTATGGTATGGTTACATGGAGGCGGTTTTTCAAGCGATTCATCAATCGAAATTCCGTCATACAATGGTCATAATCTCTGTGATTATGGAGATGTTGTTGTTGTGAATCTGAATCATAGACTGAATTGTCTGGGATTTTTAGATTTGAGTTCATATGGAGAAAAATATAAATATTCCGGCTGTGTTGGAATGGCAGATATTGTACTTGCACTTCAGTGGGTGAGAGATAATATTGAGGAATTTGGTGGAGATCCGGATAATGTAACTGTTGCAGGACAGTCAGGAGGAGGCGGAAAAGCAACTATTTTGATGCAGATGCCACCAGCGGACGGACTTTACCATAAAGTAATCTCGCAAAGTGGAGCTCTTCGCAATTGTCCGGATATTAGCATTACAGAGGAAAAGAAACACTGGCAGACATTGGGTGAAAAGACTGTTGAAGTGCTAGGGTTAACAAAAGAGAATATTGATACGATTGATGATATCCCATATGAAACACTGGCAAATGCAGCAGTACAGGCAGGAAAAGAATTAGGACTGCCGGGAGGAATGATGCTCTTTGAACCTTCACCGGTAGAAGGCTATTACGATGGAATTGAAAGTATTGTAGGATTCAGAGAGGAGACCAGACAAATTCCGGTTATGGCAGGAACGGTATTGGGAGAATTCTCGTTTATGCATTATCTGGGCGATAAAACAAAGTATACTGAGGTAGAAAAATACAACATCCTGGAACAGACATATGGAAAACATACAATGAATATTATCAAGCAGTTCCGTGAAATCTATCCGGAGTTAGATATCTTGTATGCGTTGAGTGTAGATACATTATTCCGCCCGCAGACAATTGGATTTTTAAATCGACGTTCAGAATTTACAAAGACAAAATGTTATAATTACATGATAAACTTTATCATTCCGTATATGGGTGGACTTGCTCCGTGGCATTGCAGTGACATTCCATATGTATTTCGTAATGTAGAGATGGAGCCGGCACACTGTACCGGATATCAGTATGCAGAAAAAGTACAGGAAAAAGTCAGCAAAGCCTGGATTGCTTTTATGAAAAAAGGAAATCCATCTACCAGATCACTCAAATGGAGCACTTATACGAAAGAACATCCAGACCGGATGATCTTTGCAGAAGAGTGCGGAATGGAAGATAAAGATGATACGGAATTGCTGAAGTTGATTCAGAACCACTAG